The nucleotide sequence ttgttaaatttCACCCTATTGTTTGAAACGTTGCGAATGTAAGCTTAGTTTGATGCCAATTGTGCAGGATAAGTGGTGTGTACACAGACATTGATGAGACTTCTGGAGAATGAGATGCATAATTTATGTGGTTGGAGTAAGAACAGGCTTGGATTACACATGTATCCACTGATGTCTATAGTCTTAACATGAAGGGGGCCTTCTTATCTGGTTATGCAGATTACAACAAACTGAAATGATTGAAACAGTGGATTCTTCATGACTACCTAGAAAATCTAGAGCAAAGATGAAGGTATATATTTTACCCAGCTACAGTTGATGAGTATTAAGCTCAAATTTTGCATTGTTAGATTTTTGTCTGCAAAGCGTATGATCGGtttttctcactattttcaGTAAAATATTTGGTTCTGTCGTATAGTCAACAATCTAAAGACCTAAATGATGCATGTTctgttttgcatttttttctccaaacaaGAATTTGTTCATTCATTATATGTTGATTCTTTCATCTCTGAACAAGTGAATCTGTTCGTTCATTATGAGTACCGATCTGAAGATTGTAACcaaggaaatgaaaaataagtaaataaataaataggaaaataagCAAGGACAGGTGGTTCAAGAAATTGGAACCCAGGTTGGGAGTTTTTGAGTGATTTGGCATATATTCTGCAGTTTTCTCAAATCTAGATGTTACCCCATTTAGAGGGCTGTCTTATAGAATGAACAAGGAAAATGTAGATGAATCTGAACTTCTCCTTTCCAGTTAAATCTGTGGGTAATGTTGCAGAAGCGCCCTTACATTTTCTAGCCTTTTCTCtatatttcatatttcataGCTTGTTTTTTGTTGTGAATTCAAATTGCCTGCCATAGATTGGAAACCAATTCACAGCTTTAGTTGAGCTCATCGTAACTTACCCATAAATGAGTAGGTATGTAAAGGGAATGGGGCGGGGTCGGGGAAGGCTACCCCCCCGTTCCCATTCCTGTCCACGCTATAGTAAATTTATTCTTCATCCCGCCTCATTCTCCATCTTAGATTAGGCAAAGGTAGGGATGGGGAATCCCAGTTAGGGTAGAAATtcgagatatatatataattttcattgtCCCTAGCCTTGATTATCACTCTCCATCCTTGGCCCTCACTTGGGACGGATCCCATGGAGACCTAACccgttgttttgtttttatttttccttttagctATACCTATAAATGAGGCTCATTTGAGGGTtgtaaaatgaattataaaaataagttttcaaggtttgtttggtaattattttttaaaacagttttttagaacaatttttaactCAGATGATTTTatactgaaatatttttaacttgtttataatattttaaaaaataatttttacatccattgctttatttttaatcattctacatacaaatattttttaaaacaatccttaaaaaaaaaaacaattaaaagatgttttttgaaaaaatcttattttttgttatttttggttgtcaaatatgttttcttattttttttgttttggagaataaaaaattgttttaaaaactaattgtCAAACATATCCCAAGACTCTGTTCacatattgttttcaaaaacagtattttacaataatttttttaaaataattttctaatattttatagaataaaagtttgtttgggaaataaataagtttaacctcttttttatctttttaaaaataatttttataagtaatatttaatttttaattattttttatacttgtataattatttttcaacttagtactcaaaacaatttaaatgaaattaatctttttatttactATGAACTGATAGTGTCTTTCATGCATTTAGGCTAGCCAACCTATGCTTCACATAAGCATACCTATTCAACAATACATTGGTTTATTTGAGAGATTCCAGCACCAAATAATACCCTAAATTTTGTATGACATCATACATGTGATTGTGGGATTGGCAATGGCATTGGGTTGTAAAAGCCATTATACAAATTGGTACCACCGGTGtttccatttcatttcattattgTTCCCAACCGTCCAAATCTCAAAGCATTTGTGCCAACTGCCAACAGGCCCAACACCCACTCATCTCCTATTTGTTTGACCAATTCTTCTAATAACATGGCCCCTTTCTACTGGCTAGTTGCATTAGAATACAATTTATTaccttaaaaataaatggaaatctGCATATCTTTGTAGAGAGGATATGCAGCACATGAGGACGTGGGCTTGCCAACCAATCAATAATGCCCACAGCCTTtgccaattggcatgttaacgGGTAAAGTCAAGGGCAGGCACAGAAGAACAAAGATGCTTTGCAATGGGGCACTTTGTTTAAGAGCTGTGTCCCGATCACACGAATGACAGCTAAATCTTGACCCAATGTTGGGTCAAGgcgtaattaaaatgaaattaattattataaatgtaAATTTATATGGTATGAACTCCATTTAATAGAATGATATGATTAAAAATCAATGATTGGATGCAATGATTGAGGTTGTAAAAGgcaaatacaaaattatttgtatattcaAATTCACCTCATGTTTGTCTTTTAAGCTATGAAGTTTCCCTTTGCTTCTTCTACCAAACCCTCTGTATAAACCAATAAGCTAAGGAAAGGTTTATCCATGCgcaaatatttcttattttaaagcATTCAAtgaatgattattattattattattattattttcttgacaTAATTTGAAGTTGGgctatttattaataaataaataaataaataaataaagtaatccCTAAATCCAAAAGATGgtctttactttttaaaaacaaggaAATTAAGGTGTATTTGGTAGCtgtttgtaaaaataatattgaaaaatagattttaaaaattgtttttttgatattttagagaacaaaaatctttttgaaaatttaaaatgtctttaacctatttttaattatatttttgaaaaaacaaagataatttttttcaaaataaaaattatttttacattccATTCCAAATCTTTGTTTGAAATTCAGttgaatttctcaaaaatcttgGTGGGTTTCAATGaactaattatttttggataacGGTTATAAAATTGAATTCCTATTTTGTAACTTAATCACATGATTGTAAAACAACGGATATTATACTTAATTTTGTTGCTTAcgattttaatattatcaaattaaatacttatttttttatggtaaataTATGATGTTAAAAAGGTAATCTAcagatttttgaatttaatgacATATTATATGGTTAATTTTCCCTCTTTACTCATTTTTTAccatcaataaaaataacaatattaagtgataattatttttataattaaattgataaaaaggaTTCCTAATTGgaaaaataatctttatttttgaaaatatgaaatatgataattttaaataaatatagtcCACATGAATTGacattatattttgaatttgactAGAAATAGAATTAtatatatccaaaaataaaaatatatttaaaaatataaaaataatgataaaatgatttaaaataaaataatgaaataatatattactttataaaaacaaaaatcctcTCAAGATCCCATATTTAACtatcaattttcttaaagataATCTTATGGGATTTGAACTTAATATATATGTCATGCTCTTAATAGGATTAAAATATAActctttttaaatataataaacattaatttttaagaaaaaaatcatattttttttatataaagattattttattattatttttaatcaattctctttttttttttttatttaaactttttttttcacatgaATTCACCTCGTAATACAATACAAAATGGACGGTAGGAGACATCTAAAAAGCAGCTCAAGTTCCCAGGGTAAGGTTGTGTCTCTTGCTCTAAAAAATGTACAATCCGACCAATAAGCTGCCGCCAGGTGTAGCATATGGGAAGTGGGACCCAATGGAGGCAGTTTTTTGGCTGTCTTCCAGGCTATCACTGCTCTCGGGAAAGAATCCCAACGGCTCCTATGCGGTGGCTACAGATATGTGACCGTTGTGgcctcttcttctttccttgttattattcttattatttaatttttctaacttttctGCTGGAAAATTTCGAAATATATAACCGTTGTACTGACACCCTTCTCACACTCACACAAGGCCCTCGGattacagagagagagagaagtgggctgcttcatttttcatttgtcTTCACTGATTGTGAGTTGTTGCGCCCAAAGCCATGACTGTGGAGAGTGTTGAGGCCGTTGAGGTTAAGGCTGCAGACACCCAAATGACTGAGgtttctgtttctcttccagaGGAGGAGAAAGCTGTGGAGAAAGTTAATGAAGCCAAGCCCAAAACAGTTGAGAAGAGCTCCTCCTATAGGGAAGAGAGCAATTTCCTCTCTGATCTCAAGGACAATGAGAATAAGGCGCTGATCGAGTTGAGATCCAAACTCGAAGAAGCCATCCTTGGAAACACTCTCTTCAAGAAGGAGGAGCTCAAGAAAGAGACTGCAAGTGAATCCAAGGAGGAACAGTCTGCCGCCGCTgaggagaaagagaaggagCCCGAAGCCACCGATGACGCAGCCCCAGAAGAAGCTGAACCGAAGACAGAAGGAGAAGACAAGCAAAGCAGCAGCGAAGTGGAGAAACCGGAGGAGGTGGTGGATCGGGATATCACCCTGTGGGGTGTGCCCCTTTTGCCCAGTAAGTGCGCCGAGGGAAACGATGTAATCCTCCTGAAGTTCCTGAGGGCGAGGGAGTTTAAGGTGAACGAGGCCTTTGAGATGCTGAAGAAAACTCTAGAGTGGAGGAAGGAGTTCAAGACGGATTCCATCCTGGAGGAAGAGTTGGGACAAGACATCAGTTCGGTTGCATACATGAATGGAGTTGATCGCGAGGGTCACCCCATCTGTTACAACATCTATGGGGTGCTTGAAAATCAAGAGCTGTATCAAAAGACTTTTGGGACTGAGGAGAAGCGCAACCAGTTCTTGAGATGGAGGATCCAGCTGATGGAGAAGGGAATCCAGAAGCTCGATTTCAAGCCTGGCGGTGTCACCTCTTTGCTCCAAATCAATGATCTCAGCAACTCCCCAGGACCCTCCAAGAAGGAGATCCGGATCGCCACAAAGCAAGCTGTTGGCCTTCTGCAGGACAATTACCCAGAATTTGTCGCAAGAAATGTAAGATTTACTCATACCCAAACTGCAACATTCTCATAGAAAAATGACATATTAAATATTGTATCATTCGCGCTCTTCACCTAATTAGAAGTATTGATAATTTTGGTTGCAGATCTTCATAAATGTTCCTTTCTGGTACTATGCCTTGAACGCCCTCTTATCCCCTTTCTTGACACAAAGGACCAAGAGCAAATTCGTCTTTGTTCGCCCATCCAAAGTCACTGAAACACTTCTCAAGTAAGCACCAACTCATCACCATTCCTGATCCAAGTCCCGATTATGAATCTAACCACAATCTCCATTACAGGTACATCTGTGTGGAGGAAATCCCGGTCCAGTACGGTGGGCTCAAGAGGGAGAAAGACACCGAATTCTCCATTGAAGATGGTGGAGTTACAGAACTCGTTGTCAAGGCTGGATCAACTGAAACAATCGAGATACCTGTCCCCGAGGTATGTAGAAATGACTTGATCCAAGTTTCTTATATATGTCCTTTGGAAAACGCTGGACTAAGACACGGTGTGTGATGATTTGAACAGGTTGGAACCACATTGGTATGGGATCTGACTGTATTGGGTTGGGAAGTGAATTACAAGGAGGAATTCGTGCCGGCGGACGAGGGATCTTACACCATCATCATCCAGAAGGGGAAGAAGATGGGGTCACAGGAGGAGCCTGTTCGCAACTCTTTCCGCAACAATGAACCAGGGAAGGTTGTGCTGACCATTGAGAACAGTGTGAGCAAGAAGAAGAGGATTTTCTACAGATACAAGACCAAGAACTGCTCCTCCTTCTGAGAAAGATAAATAATGTATCATTGAAAATTGGGAGGGATTGAGGGATGGATACAGGAATTGAAacttctttcattcttttagcAGGATGAGTATGATCCTGTGATatgatttatttgatttgaacaCTTTGGTTTTGGATTTATTAATATGTTTGAAGTTTATTACATGAGTTCTTTTCCCCTATGTTGATAAGATCAGTTTATTAATTTCCATGATGATTCAAATATTGTCTAGCTTCTCACAtgaaatttcttatgatataTTCATTCATaccaaaatgaagataaaaCATCATTGGTGGAGAAGACATTTCTTGTAGGTGATTCTACATTATTACACCCTTTTTATCTCtttgttttcatcacaaatgatGGAATTTTGGGCCAAAATGACATTGGTATAGCGGAAATTGAAGTTTCAATTTAACAATGAAGTCGTATTTGACAATTGAGGTTTCGGTTTTAACACTAAAACTGTATTTGGCAATGGAGGTTTCAGTTTAAATCTGAAGTTGCATTTGACAACTAaggtttcaattaaaaaataaaaccacatTTGGTAATTGaagttttagttcaaaaataaagttGCATTTGACAATTGTGGCttcaacttaaattaaaataaaataatagcaATGAGGTGACTCCTTTGTAGCAACAAAAGGACCATTTTGAACATAAGTATGGGAAAacggctttttttttttttttttttttttttccgtaaTAGGCCTATTTTGCCCCCATAACTCCAAGTGATGAATGCATTTAACATTGCTCTTTCATGTCAAATATTACAAATGTCTTTACTTTTATCAGCCTCATTTTTAACTTGAAGTTATTATAAAACATACTTGATatgtttaataacttaaatcaaatgagtaaattattaaattaatttactagACATGCCCAAAccaaagcattttttttatcttggcCCTaacaatcttttaaaaaaaaaaaagaaagaaaaaaaaaacaaaattaaattaaaaaaaaaaacacccaaaagagcacaaaaaaaaaaacttaataatgTATACACAAacttaattagaaatataaaaataaacattgtATAACTTTAATGATTAAAAGCACTTTctccatggaaatttctcattGAACAAAGTTAAATGATCCCTTTTTGGTCTACACAAATCTCTATTGTTGAGTACATGCATGGCTTTTCCAACATGGTAACCAaaggtaattttaaaaaataaatagtaaaaaacaTGATTCTTTTCATcttgctcttcttcttcttcaatttccTACCAATTTGCCACACAATAGAACATATACTCCAATCATACCACATAAAAATTTTCCACAACTTTTGTATAAATAagattgaaattattttgaaaaaagaaaatcaaaccaCTTGGTGAGAAAACTTCATAAGAGTGGAATCtttgttataataaaaacacacaatgcCTAAACATAACCTTGAATAAGCAAAACCACAACAAACACAACTTGTTTGATTAGTTAGTATATTTGGACTCCATGTTGTTGGACATTGAAAATATTAACAtaagaaagaagataaaatataaGATGAGAATGATTACATAttaactttgaaaatttttaattataaattaatttattttgatttaggattaatgagaatcaCTATAAAGTAATTTATATGCTAATTTGAAGCTAATTAAAATTACTACGAGGGAGTTTTTGATAAGTGTACGGtagtataaaaaatttggaaaaaatatttttagatctATTGTAGTTTTTGCCTATTGTGAAAGAGAGTTTGAATTTGAAGCAAAAATCGccttttgaagagacgattttttttttttttttaaattatatgcaaaaataatctattgaagagataatttctaatttatttatttttttaataaaattataggcTAAAATCTTCTCTTGCATAaacgattttttttaaaaaaaaaaaaattataggcaAAAATcttctcttgaagagacaatttctaaaaattctttaataaaaaattcaagcaaaaatcatctcttcaaaagatgatttctatttatttatttattttaaaagataaaattgtctcttgaagatacaatttcaaaaaattaattttaaagaaaaaaatgttttcatgttgtcttattttttttaataatagtttaactaataatatattttaacaataaaattattattgttgtaaAATAGGGATAAATGCAATGCaaataaagtagtagagataaaatatatcttactttaacaatatatataatgggaataaggaatcaaagaagagagTTGAGAAAGTTGAGAGAATAAAAGacagagaaaatgagagaaagagagaaatttctttcttgcttaGGGATGCTTATTACAGGGGATGAGAAGCctttttataggctttccaaatggcttccattaatattcccaataatgaatattaatggaactcataaataatacttaattaacatttattataattaatgtggtgaCATTCATTACTTTAGTTATAACAATTATAGATGTatttattgtaaaattaattgattttatgtattaaattcaatacataaaaataattataattattaccgatatattatttataattataatatatattatatatatttgtactatatataaaaagagcAAAGTATTTGtcgactttttttttcctacaatGACCTTATCATCTTTCTTATATCCTTTTAGTCTTATCActtaaatgattcaaataatatttttaaaattttaaataataacaaatatagattgttttaaatgaaatgattcaaatattatttttaaaacatttttaaaattaaattggtttttagTCActtaaatgattcaaataatatctaaaaaattaataataactgttggagttgggtttgggtgccTAAGTGGGTTGACCCGACCTGACCCAATTAATGGGAGAAATAAGGAGAGCGGTTTCTGGGAGTTTTAAAACTATCTAGAAACTGccactatttaaaaaaaaaaggttttttttttctctcttaaaaGAAAACTCTCTTCGTGGAAAACTAGTGAGAGAAATaatacattttctttctcttttcttgaaaacaaaGGTGAAG is from Vitis riparia cultivar Riparia Gloire de Montpellier isolate 1030 chromosome 10, EGFV_Vit.rip_1.0, whole genome shotgun sequence and encodes:
- the LOC117924399 gene encoding patellin-4, coding for MTVESVEAVEVKAADTQMTEVSVSLPEEEKAVEKVNEAKPKTVEKSSSYREESNFLSDLKDNENKALIELRSKLEEAILGNTLFKKEELKKETASESKEEQSAAAEEKEKEPEATDDAAPEEAEPKTEGEDKQSSSEVEKPEEVVDRDITLWGVPLLPSKCAEGNDVILLKFLRAREFKVNEAFEMLKKTLEWRKEFKTDSILEEELGQDISSVAYMNGVDREGHPICYNIYGVLENQELYQKTFGTEEKRNQFLRWRIQLMEKGIQKLDFKPGGVTSLLQINDLSNSPGPSKKEIRIATKQAVGLLQDNYPEFVARNIFINVPFWYYALNALLSPFLTQRTKSKFVFVRPSKVTETLLKYICVEEIPVQYGGLKREKDTEFSIEDGGVTELVVKAGSTETIEIPVPEVGTTLVWDLTVLGWEVNYKEEFVPADEGSYTIIIQKGKKMGSQEEPVRNSFRNNEPGKVVLTIENSVSKKKRIFYRYKTKNCSSF